The following is a genomic window from Candidatus Bathyarchaeota archaeon.
CCTGACTGCGGCATCGGGACAGGGTTGCAGATATGGGATGGTAATAAGTTTAACGTAACTATAGTCTTTACTGGAGGAAGCGAAGACTGGGAGGTCTACTACCCAGTTATAAAGATAAACAGGCTCTTGTTGGTGACTGAGGTATATGATGAATATACGATCCCTCAAGTAAGTCTGAAAGTCACGGCTACTGTATATTCCATATCCACACCGTAGGATAGCATAGCACAGAGATAGATGATCCCTTAATATTTCCGGAGGCTTTCGGCGATGTATGACCGTAAATACGCATGCTTAATCATAGTTCTAGGGTTGATCGTTCTATCGTTCTCCGTCGTATCTGGTGTGAAGTGTCAGACTGTGGAGCAGATACCTTTCGAGTGGTATGCGGTAGATATGTTCTACGCTGATGTCTTTGACTTCGCTGACGACGACTATTTCGATTACCTGTTACCCTGGCCTTTTCCATACAACGGGAAGACCATATCGATGATCAGGGTATGCTCCAACGGATACGTCGAGCTTGTCGAAACAGGTGAGACTCCGGTTACCGAAGCCTTCTCTGGAACCATAGACGACTTCTTGACAGAGTATCCGATGGCCGATGCATTGTTCGCGGCTATGGACGACCTATCCTCTGAGACTTGCGGATACTACGCGGTGAAGCACTTCACTACACCCGTGGATATGGTCGTCGTCTACTGGCATACCCCGACAAAGGAAGACGACAGCCCGGTCTACATGAACGAGTTCGAGATAATCCTATACAAGAACGGCGAGATCCAGTGGAACTATAACTTCATGGACTTCGACCTACATACCTATGACATGTTCGCCGGGATGTACGACAGCGACGTCGGAGAGCCTGTCGAGATCGAGTACGACGTCGATGCCCCATGCTCCTATTCCTACAATTACAACCCTGCAAACCACCTAGCCAGCTCGTTCAAAACCAAGGAGACGCTCGAGCAGTCTTTCGAATGGGACACCGCTGCTGAAAACGACGTAAAAATCTCCGTAGAAGGAGCTTTCTACACTTGGCTGTTGAAGATGCGAGGCGGCTCCGATGTCGGGGGTATAACGACGGCCAGGTACGAGTCTCCACCTCAGACAGCCGTCGATGTCGAGACGGGTACAGGCTTGATCCCGGTGAAGTATGTAGACGTTTCTGCAAGCGGCTTCGTCGGAGGTAAGGCTACGATAACCGTCTACTACGCGGAGGACGAGGTTATACGTGCTAAGGTCTCTGAAAGTAGTTTAACGCTCTACTACTGGAATGGAATACGTTGGATAGAGCTTGGAAACGTCGGCCGAGATACGGAGAAAAACATCGTTTGGGGCGAGCTCTTTCTAACAGACCTGATAGGAACCCCTATCGTCGTCGTGGGTAAGCCGCTTCCAGTCGGCGGGGAAGTAGTCGAATCATATGAGGAAACTCCGTTAACCGCGCTCTACGGCTTTGCCGTCTCATACTGGTGGGTTCTAGTATTTCTCGTCATAATGGGGGTTGCACTGATATTCTCAAGGAGAATCGGCTCTTAAAATAACCCAGTCTCCATTCATTTTTACCGAGGAAAAATATGGATTCCTCTACTATGAACTTAGGCTCTTATATTCCAGCGCCTCTGAGCTTCTCCTGGAGCTTCGTCCTAGCCTCCTGAAGCTTGTCTCTGGCTCTGCTCTCCTGCTTCGTGAGGATGGTCAGTCTGGCGTTTAGAAGCTCCTTCTGGTCTTTAAGCTCTTGGATGAGGGCTTCTTTATCTGCCTTGATAAGTAGACTTCCGACAGATTTGTAGACGACAGCATCGTCTCCGAGCTTCTCAAGCTCCTCCAACGCCCTCTCGACCCCCATAAGCTCCATCTCGACCTGCTGCTTCTGAGCCACGACGGCCTGAAGCGTCTGTTGAAGCTGCTGAAGCCTAACAAGCTGCTCCTGTATAGC
Proteins encoded in this region:
- a CDS encoding prefoldin subunit beta, with product MSTSERIPPAIQEQLVRLQQLQQTLQAVVAQKQQVEMELMGVERALEELEKLGDDAVVYKSVGSLLIKADKEALIQELKDQKELLNARLTILTKQESRARDKLQEARTKLQEKLRGAGI